From one Cupriavidus basilensis genomic stretch:
- a CDS encoding adenylate/guanylate cyclase domain-containing protein has protein sequence MRCTKCGFENPIAAKFCEECGAKLTCVCPRCGHESSPTAKYCSECGASLSATPLAESAAPVHYTPPHLAERILAEQATLEARGESAGERKTITALFADMAGSTALIHDLDPEEARHLIDPVVALMMEAVHHYEGYVAKSLGDGILALFGAPIAHEDHPQRALYAALRMQDAMRRHADRVRLERGIALQIRVGIHTGEVVVRSIRKDDLRTDYDPVGHTIHIASRMESMAALSSILVSESTYRLTDGYFDFKALGAIQVKGIPKPLDVYEVLGLGPLRTRLQVAAHRGLARFVGRQAELDHMHHAFREAAAGQGQIVGVVGEAGIGKSRLFHEFKARSQRGCLVLETFSVSHGRAFAYLPLIELLRNYFQINAQDEERECREKVTGRVLTLERGLEDLVPYLLYLLGINEQGSALGDMDASIRRERTFDAITRLLVRESLNQPIELLFEDLQWLDAETEAFLTFLAERLADARILLLVNYRPEYQPTWGPKCRHTQLVLAPLGPAEAQGLLSTLLGDDPGLASLKQRILEKTEGNPFFIEEVVQTLAEEKALLGVPGNYRIEKTPASLHIPTTVQGVLAARIDRLPLAEKALLQTLAVIGKGFPLSLIRQVVGQPEDELRRLLSRLETGEFIYELPAFPEVEYSFKHGLTQEVAGRSLLTEQRIALHERTAQAIEAFYPSRLMDYCSVLAHHYSLSGNIPKAVQYLHCAGQQALQRSSNSEAVHHLNAALDLLRRLPDSPERGRQELSVQVTLGPALMATRGYAAAEVEATYTRALALCRQIGETPQLFPVQQGLRLIYQLRAEYETAREIGEQFLHVARNAQDPELLVEAHCGLGGSAFWQGEFVPARAHQEQALALYDPELHRAHAFIYGLDPGVRALDFAALSLWQLGYPDQACKKNQEALALAQKISHPLGLAFTLVTTAMFRQFRLEAGLTREYAESAITLSTEQGFPLYRAWGTILRGWALAEQGHGEEGIAEILQGLEAYQATGAALGRSYFLGLLAAAYGHAGQVQAGLKALDRALSVVEGTGEGYYEAELHRLKGELTLRHQGGQSKESPGLQEAEACFHQAIAVARHRGAKSPELRAILSLARLWQQQGQREPALHILTEIHGFFTEGFETADLSQAKALLDELAQIDGP, from the coding sequence ATGCGCTGCACAAAATGTGGGTTCGAGAATCCCATAGCGGCAAAATTCTGCGAAGAATGCGGCGCCAAGCTGACATGCGTCTGTCCACGCTGCGGCCACGAGTCGAGCCCAACAGCCAAGTATTGCAGTGAGTGTGGCGCGTCTCTAAGTGCAACCCCGCTTGCGGAGTCTGCTGCCCCGGTTCATTACACGCCACCCCACTTGGCCGAGCGCATCCTGGCCGAACAGGCAACGCTGGAGGCCAGGGGGGAGAGCGCGGGCGAGCGCAAAACGATCACGGCGCTGTTTGCCGACATGGCCGGATCGACTGCGTTGATCCACGACCTGGATCCCGAAGAAGCACGCCATCTCATTGACCCTGTGGTGGCACTTATGATGGAGGCCGTGCATCACTACGAGGGCTACGTCGCCAAGTCCCTGGGCGACGGGATCCTGGCGCTGTTCGGTGCGCCGATTGCCCATGAGGACCATCCTCAGCGAGCGTTGTATGCGGCACTACGCATGCAGGACGCGATGCGCCGCCATGCCGACCGTGTTCGCCTGGAACGGGGTATTGCACTGCAAATTCGGGTTGGCATTCACACGGGCGAAGTGGTGGTCCGCTCGATCCGCAAGGACGACCTGCGTACCGACTACGACCCGGTGGGGCATACGATTCACATTGCATCCCGGATGGAGTCGATGGCCGCGCTCTCGTCCATCCTGGTGAGCGAATCGACATATCGATTGACCGATGGATACTTTGATTTCAAGGCATTGGGGGCGATTCAGGTCAAGGGAATCCCCAAGCCGCTCGATGTCTACGAGGTCCTGGGCCTCGGCCCGCTGCGGACCCGGCTGCAGGTGGCGGCACATCGGGGCCTGGCCCGGTTCGTGGGCCGCCAGGCTGAACTGGACCATATGCACCACGCGTTCAGGGAAGCGGCGGCGGGGCAGGGCCAGATCGTCGGCGTGGTGGGCGAGGCCGGGATAGGGAAGTCACGACTGTTCCACGAGTTCAAGGCGCGTTCGCAGCGCGGCTGCCTTGTGCTGGAAACCTTCTCGGTTTCTCACGGCAGGGCCTTTGCCTATTTGCCGCTGATAGAACTCTTGAGGAATTACTTCCAGATTAATGCGCAGGATGAGGAGCGGGAGTGTCGGGAGAAGGTTACCGGTAGGGTCCTCACGCTTGAGCGCGGTCTGGAGGATCTGGTGCCCTACCTGCTCTATCTGCTAGGTATCAACGAGCAAGGCTCGGCGCTGGGCGACATGGACGCCAGTATCCGGCGCGAGCGTACCTTTGATGCGATCACGCGCCTGCTGGTGCGCGAAAGCCTGAATCAGCCGATCGAGCTCCTGTTCGAGGACCTGCAATGGCTGGACGCCGAGACGGAGGCGTTCCTCACATTCTTGGCGGAGCGCCTGGCGGATGCCCGCATCCTTCTCCTGGTGAACTACCGGCCCGAGTACCAACCGACTTGGGGCCCAAAGTGCCGCCACACCCAACTCGTGCTGGCGCCCTTGGGGCCGGCCGAAGCGCAGGGTTTGCTCAGTACCCTGTTGGGCGATGATCCCGGACTCGCCTCTCTCAAGCAGAGAATCCTGGAAAAGACCGAGGGCAATCCGTTTTTCATCGAGGAGGTAGTCCAGACACTGGCCGAGGAGAAGGCGCTGCTGGGCGTGCCCGGAAACTACCGAATCGAGAAGACGCCCGCCAGCTTGCACATTCCGACAACGGTGCAAGGGGTGCTCGCCGCCCGCATCGACCGGCTTCCCCTGGCGGAGAAGGCGCTGCTGCAAACGCTTGCGGTGATTGGCAAAGGGTTCCCTCTGAGCCTGATTCGGCAGGTTGTCGGGCAGCCGGAAGATGAGCTTCGTCGTTTACTATCCCGCCTCGAGACTGGCGAGTTCATCTACGAGCTGCCAGCCTTCCCTGAGGTGGAGTATTCGTTCAAGCACGGCCTTACGCAGGAGGTCGCCGGCCGCTCCCTGCTTACGGAGCAGCGCATTGCGCTACATGAACGCACGGCCCAAGCTATCGAGGCGTTCTACCCCTCCCGGTTGATGGACTATTGCAGCGTACTGGCTCACCACTACAGCCTGAGCGGCAATATTCCGAAAGCGGTGCAATACCTGCACTGCGCGGGGCAACAGGCCCTCCAGCGCTCATCCAATTCTGAAGCGGTTCATCACCTGAACGCGGCCCTTGACCTGCTCAGGCGCCTGCCCGATTCGCCGGAACGGGGCCGCCAGGAACTCTCAGTGCAGGTTACGCTCGGGCCGGCCTTGATGGCGACGAGGGGTTACGCCGCCGCGGAGGTGGAAGCGACTTATACGCGCGCGCTCGCATTGTGTCGGCAGATTGGGGAAACTCCCCAACTTTTCCCGGTGCAACAGGGACTGCGGCTGATCTATCAGTTGCGAGCGGAGTACGAGACCGCAAGGGAAATAGGTGAGCAGTTCCTCCATGTTGCCCGGAATGCCCAGGATCCGGAACTGCTTGTGGAGGCCCATTGCGGACTTGGGGGGAGCGCATTCTGGCAAGGGGAGTTCGTTCCCGCCCGTGCTCATCAGGAGCAGGCGCTTGCCCTCTACGACCCCGAACTGCATCGTGCGCATGCTTTCATCTACGGTCTGGATCCGGGCGTCCGCGCCCTGGACTTCGCGGCTTTGAGTCTGTGGCAGCTGGGCTATCCGGATCAGGCCTGCAAAAAAAACCAAGAGGCACTTGCCCTGGCCCAAAAGATTTCCCACCCGCTTGGCTTGGCCTTCACGCTGGTCACCACGGCCATGTTTCGCCAGTTTCGACTTGAAGCGGGTTTGACCCGGGAGTACGCGGAGTCGGCAATCACGCTTTCGACCGAGCAGGGGTTTCCGCTGTACCGGGCTTGGGGAACCATCCTCCGGGGCTGGGCACTGGCAGAGCAGGGGCACGGCGAGGAGGGGATCGCTGAGATACTTCAGGGTCTGGAAGCCTACCAGGCCACAGGGGCGGCTCTGGGTCGGTCGTACTTTCTGGGGCTGCTTGCCGCAGCCTACGGGCACGCCGGACAGGTGCAGGCTGGGCTGAAAGCGCTGGACCGGGCGCTCTCGGTAGTGGAGGGGACGGGAGAGGGTTATTACGAGGCGGAACTGCATCGCCTCAAGGGAGAATTGACCCTTCGTCATCAGGGTGGTCAGTCTAAGGAGTCGCCGGGGCTACAGGAAGCAGAAGCGTGCTTTCATCAGGCAATTGCAGTGGCGCGCCACCGCGGTGCAAAATCTCCTGAGCTTCGCGCCATACTGAGCCTGGCTCGTCTTTGGCAACAACAGGGCCAGCGGGAGCCAGCCTTGCACATCTTGACTGAGATTCATGGCTTCTTCACCGAGGGGTTCGAGACTGCCGACTTGAGCCAAGCGAAAGCGCTGCTTGACGAATTGGCGCAGATCGATGGGCCATAG
- a CDS encoding FAD binding domain-containing protein, translated as MDTQLTPTPRPAHPARRALIIGGSLGGLFVGNLLRRIGWNVDIYERSAHDLDSRGGGIVLQPDVVEVFRRTGVDLSTVDLGVRSAHRTVFHPDGSIQSKQYAPQTQTSWSLIYTTLKAAFGDANYHRAKTLSRIEQDQQAGTVTAYFADGSSETGDLLIGADGGNSAVRQQFWPDRVPTYAGYLAWRGLVPEDEMPSTAREMLLGDFGFANNTGSHILGYLVPGENNDVRPGHRLYNWVWYRVADNRLLGEIMTDREGHRRGYSIPEGMLDERWLAHIQRDARALLPPPFRDIVEATAQPFAQAIRDLVSEHMVSGRVVILGDAASIPRPHTAASTSKAAANALALADALQGSPDDVPAALARWEPEQIAIGKVLRRQGVEAGNYLLFHRRAAVSG; from the coding sequence ATGGACACCCAGCTCACACCCACTCCCCGCCCTGCCCACCCGGCGCGCCGGGCTCTGATTATCGGTGGTTCGCTCGGCGGCCTTTTCGTGGGCAATCTGCTTCGCCGCATAGGCTGGAACGTCGACATATATGAGCGTTCCGCCCATGATCTCGACAGCCGCGGCGGCGGCATTGTCCTGCAACCGGATGTGGTCGAGGTCTTCCGCCGTACCGGCGTTGACCTGAGTACCGTCGACCTTGGCGTGCGTTCCGCACATCGCACGGTCTTTCACCCGGACGGCTCGATCCAGTCCAAGCAATACGCTCCCCAGACTCAGACGTCCTGGTCGCTGATCTATACAACTCTGAAAGCGGCCTTCGGCGATGCAAATTACCATCGGGCGAAGACCCTGTCGCGGATCGAGCAGGATCAGCAAGCCGGCACTGTCACGGCATATTTCGCTGATGGCTCTAGCGAAACCGGTGACCTGCTAATTGGCGCCGACGGCGGCAATTCGGCGGTACGCCAACAGTTCTGGCCGGACCGCGTGCCAACCTACGCCGGGTATCTCGCCTGGCGCGGACTTGTTCCTGAGGACGAGATGCCGTCGACTGCGCGGGAAATGCTGCTTGGCGATTTCGGCTTTGCCAACAATACGGGTTCGCATATCCTGGGCTATCTAGTGCCGGGCGAGAACAATGATGTGCGTCCGGGACACAGGCTCTACAACTGGGTCTGGTACCGCGTTGCTGACAATCGCCTGCTAGGCGAGATCATGACTGACCGAGAAGGTCACCGTCGGGGCTACTCCATTCCCGAGGGAATGCTAGATGAACGTTGGCTGGCTCATATCCAGCGCGATGCCAGAGCGCTACTGCCACCGCCTTTCCGCGACATCGTTGAAGCGACAGCCCAGCCCTTTGCCCAGGCTATCCGCGATCTGGTGTCCGAGCACATGGTGTCGGGCAGGGTTGTCATATTGGGCGACGCCGCGTCGATCCCCCGCCCCCACACGGCGGCCAGCACCTCCAAGGCCGCAGCGAATGCGCTGGCCCTGGCCGATGCGTTGCAAGGCTCGCCGGATGATGTGCCGGCAGCGTTGGCGCGTTGGGAACCCGAGCAGATCGCGATTGGCAAGGTGCTTCGCCGACAAGGCGTAGAGGCTGGAAACTATCTGCTTTTTCATCGACGCGCCGCGGTAAGTGGTTGA
- a CDS encoding glutamine--tRNA ligase/YqeY domain fusion protein, which produces MSQAKSSDTPVASNFLRSIIDQDLAAGTYAGRGDVQGDLLPTVITRFPPEPNGYLHIGHAKSIVLNFGLARDYGGRCHLRFDDTNPVKEDLEYVDAIIDAVRWLGFSWDNGQPGGSPYLYYASDYFDQLYAFAETLIERGVAYVDSQSAEQIAANRGNFSEPGKPSPYRDRSVEENLQLFRDMRAGKYQDGEHVLRAKIDMAAPNVVMRDPVLYRIRHARHYRTGDRWCIYPMYDMTQCISDALENITHSLCTLEFENNRPLYDWVLEHLRNAGIFHDPLPHQYEFARLNLTYAITSKRKLKQLVDEQRVGGWDDPRMPTIVGMRRRGYTPDAIQLFCDRLGVAKADSWIDMSTLEGAVRDDLDARAARGVAVLEPLKLILDNYPEGQAEECSAPVHPKKPELGKRVFPLSRELWIEREDFNQAPPKGYFRLFPGNKVRLKYGYVIECTGVDKDADGNVVAVHANYLPDTKSGTPGADSVKVKGVIHWVSAAAAYECEVRLYDRLFNDPNPDAGGKNFLEALNPDSKKVITAYLEPSLREAKPEDRFQFERHGYFVADRVDSQPGKPVFNRIVGLKDSWGR; this is translated from the coding sequence ATGAGCCAAGCCAAATCCAGCGACACGCCAGTCGCCTCCAACTTTCTGCGCAGCATCATCGATCAGGATCTCGCCGCTGGCACGTACGCCGGTCGCGGGGACGTGCAAGGCGATCTGCTGCCGACGGTCATCACCCGCTTCCCGCCCGAGCCCAATGGATATCTCCACATCGGTCACGCCAAGAGCATCGTCCTGAATTTCGGCCTGGCGCGCGACTACGGCGGCCGCTGCCATCTGCGCTTTGACGATACCAACCCGGTCAAGGAAGACCTCGAATACGTCGACGCGATTATCGATGCCGTACGCTGGCTCGGCTTTTCCTGGGACAACGGACAGCCCGGCGGCTCGCCGTACTTGTATTACGCCAGTGACTACTTCGATCAGCTCTATGCTTTTGCTGAGACGCTGATCGAGCGCGGTGTCGCCTACGTGGACAGCCAGAGCGCCGAGCAGATTGCCGCCAACCGTGGCAACTTCTCCGAGCCGGGCAAGCCGTCGCCGTATCGCGACCGCAGCGTCGAAGAGAATCTGCAACTCTTCCGTGATATGCGCGCCGGCAAGTACCAGGATGGCGAGCATGTGCTGCGCGCGAAGATCGATATGGCGGCGCCGAACGTCGTGATGCGCGATCCGGTGCTGTACCGCATCCGCCACGCGCGCCACTACCGGACTGGCGACAGGTGGTGCATCTACCCGATGTACGACATGACGCAATGCATTTCCGATGCGCTGGAGAACATCACCCATTCGCTGTGCACGCTCGAGTTCGAGAACAACCGCCCGCTCTATGACTGGGTGTTGGAACACCTGCGGAACGCCGGCATATTCCACGATCCGCTGCCGCACCAGTATGAATTCGCCCGCCTGAACCTGACCTATGCCATCACCAGCAAGCGCAAGCTCAAGCAGCTGGTGGACGAGCAACGCGTGGGCGGCTGGGATGATCCGCGCATGCCGACCATCGTGGGCATGCGCCGGCGCGGCTACACACCGGACGCCATCCAGCTTTTCTGCGATCGCTTGGGGGTGGCCAAGGCTGACAGCTGGATCGACATGAGCACGCTCGAAGGCGCCGTGCGGGATGACCTGGATGCCCGCGCCGCCCGCGGCGTGGCTGTGCTTGAGCCGCTCAAGCTGATCCTGGACAACTACCCCGAAGGCCAGGCCGAGGAGTGCTCGGCACCGGTCCATCCGAAGAAGCCGGAACTGGGCAAGCGCGTGTTCCCGCTCTCGCGCGAGCTGTGGATCGAGCGCGAGGACTTCAACCAGGCCCCGCCGAAGGGCTATTTCCGGCTGTTCCCGGGCAACAAGGTGCGCCTGAAGTACGGCTACGTGATCGAGTGCACCGGCGTAGACAAGGACGCCGACGGCAACGTCGTGGCCGTGCATGCCAACTACCTGCCCGACACCAAGAGCGGCACGCCGGGCGCCGACAGCGTCAAGGTCAAGGGCGTGATCCACTGGGTCAGCGCCGCCGCGGCCTACGAGTGCGAAGTGCGCCTGTACGACCGCCTGTTCAATGACCCGAACCCGGATGCCGGCGGCAAGAACTTCCTCGAGGCCCTGAACCCGGACTCCAAGAAGGTCATCACGGCCTACCTGGAACCGAGCCTGCGCGAGGCAAAGCCGGAAGACCGCTTCCAGTTCGAGCGCCACGGCTACTTCGTCGCCGATCGCGTCGATTCGCAGCCGGGCAAGCCGGTCTTCAACCGCATCGTCGGGCTGAAGGACAGCTGGGGCAGGTAA